A part of Acidimicrobiia bacterium genomic DNA contains:
- a CDS encoding HAMP domain-containing histidine kinase gives MELQSAFFAALSILVGGVGIVAVILARRRERAAVEAAERAARMKNDFVSMVSHELRTPLTSISGFGSLLAEGWRDLQPEEVDEFVNIVVSQAKHLEELVEDVLVIPRLEAGRLRLEPELLDVSLLAHELATLTFRDSDTEAQTTIPGGAMVFADRRRVGQVLRNLLENARKYGGDQVLIEGAHVGELFMVVVSDNGQGVQEQEQELIFRHFEQVSKGDSRANQGIGLGLPIARNLARAMGGDVWYEARFPVGARFCFTLRTTSADDRVSTVARV, from the coding sequence ATGGAGCTTCAATCAGCGTTCTTCGCTGCTCTATCCATCCTCGTGGGGGGCGTCGGGATAGTGGCTGTGATCCTGGCGAGACGTCGCGAGCGAGCGGCGGTCGAAGCTGCCGAGCGCGCCGCCCGGATGAAGAATGACTTCGTTTCCATGGTTAGTCACGAATTGCGTACTCCGCTCACTTCCATCTCGGGCTTTGGTTCGCTGTTGGCTGAGGGGTGGCGAGATCTCCAGCCCGAAGAAGTGGATGAATTTGTCAATATTGTCGTATCGCAGGCCAAGCACCTCGAAGAGTTGGTCGAAGACGTCCTGGTGATTCCGAGACTGGAAGCCGGCCGGCTGCGTCTCGAACCTGAGCTCCTCGACGTTTCGCTTCTTGCCCATGAGCTGGCCACGCTCACCTTCCGGGATTCTGACACTGAGGCGCAGACGACGATTCCCGGTGGGGCGATGGTATTTGCCGACCGGCGGCGGGTCGGGCAGGTTCTCCGCAATCTCCTTGAGAACGCTCGGAAGTACGGTGGCGATCAAGTCCTGATCGAAGGCGCCCACGTCGGCGAGCTCTTTATGGTCGTGGTATCCGATAATGGCCAGGGCGTGCAGGAGCAGGAGCAGGAACTGATCTTCCGGCACTTTGAACAGGTTTCCAAGGGCGACAGTCGAGCCAACCAGGGGATCGGTTTGGGTCTACCAATCGCCCGTAATCTGGCGAGAGCCATGGGTGGTGACGTCTGGTACGAGGCCCGGTTCCC
- a CDS encoding response regulator: MKILVADDSPVIRTAVSVVLSADGHEIVTAEDGISTIQAVYREMPDLIVLDIQMPRMTGYMACRLLKEDWTVAHIPVLILTAHDSTEDRYWAVKSGADGYLTKEALGDELAAAVKSVSAARALSELSGSKPADPIDLDQMDVLERVTSMLDRKLFEMTVVNDIVTLSTRPLDLKTTLTELMFIVRRFVSFDLAALALVDEKAISVHVDRAINVDEFETFIHRSATELNNRAHLDYEPSAMQVWRSDSIEMLAVDTDKLVSTFTVELKMRGDVLGVLLLGATTLNAFPPGVAKTLRAISSPMATVIDSAVHHAKLIEEEARHSLSSLYDN, translated from the coding sequence ATGAAGATTCTTGTCGCCGACGACTCACCGGTGATACGGACTGCGGTCTCCGTGGTTCTCAGCGCCGATGGGCATGAGATCGTGACTGCTGAGGACGGCATCAGCACGATTCAAGCGGTATACCGCGAGATGCCCGACCTCATTGTTCTTGATATCCAGATGCCGCGGATGACCGGGTATATGGCCTGCCGGCTTCTGAAAGAAGACTGGACGGTTGCCCACATTCCGGTCCTGATCCTGACGGCCCACGACTCGACGGAGGACCGGTACTGGGCGGTCAAATCGGGCGCTGACGGGTACCTGACCAAAGAAGCTCTTGGCGACGAGCTGGCGGCGGCGGTCAAGTCGGTTTCGGCGGCCCGCGCCTTGTCCGAGTTGAGCGGATCGAAACCAGCGGATCCGATTGACCTGGATCAAATGGATGTCCTTGAACGGGTTACCTCGATGCTCGACCGCAAGCTCTTTGAGATGACCGTCGTCAACGACATCGTCACGCTCTCGACCAGACCGCTGGACCTCAAGACGACCCTCACCGAACTCATGTTCATCGTGCGACGATTCGTTTCTTTCGACCTGGCAGCTCTGGCGTTGGTAGATGAAAAGGCGATATCGGTTCACGTCGATCGGGCCATCAACGTTGATGAGTTTGAAACGTTCATCCATCGATCCGCCACCGAGCTGAACAACCGTGCCCATCTCGATTATGAACCTTCAGCGATGCAGGTTTGGCGGTCGGACTCCATAGAGATGTTGGCCGTCGATACCGACAAGCTCGTGTCTACCTTTACCGTCGAACTCAAAATGCGCGGTGATGTGTTGGGCGTGTTGCTGCTCGGGGCGACAACTCTCAATGCGTTCCCGCCCGGGGTGGCCAAGACATTGCGAGCTATTAGCTCGCCAATGGCCACGGTCATCGATTCGGCAGTACACCACGCCAAACTGATCGAAGAAGAGGCCCGGCACAGCTTGTCGAGCCTCTATGACAACTAG